A section of the Flavobacterium ardleyense genome encodes:
- a CDS encoding DUF3575 domain-containing protein, translating to MKKILILGLMILFSVGAYSQYKHEIKYNFLNTIVMGSAEIGYEYFLDQDQSLGLDVLINDRFSYFPENGSSHKKFNTNSVMLSYNLYLSTMRNGSGYFLTPFVKYRFGDFEEQKENFVVETDMNSFILGLGTGYKWNFKDKLAVGPFVNVGRNFSKEVNERFNAVEVNAGISLGYRF from the coding sequence ATGAAGAAGATTCTTATTTTAGGACTGATGATCCTATTTTCTGTTGGAGCATATTCACAATATAAGCACGAAATAAAATACAATTTCCTAAATACAATTGTTATGGGTTCGGCTGAAATTGGTTACGAATATTTCCTTGATCAAGATCAATCTTTAGGACTTGATGTTTTGATTAACGATCGATTTTCGTACTTCCCAGAAAATGGTTCAAGCCACAAGAAATTCAACACGAATAGCGTGATGCTTTCATACAATCTGTACTTATCTACAATGCGAAATGGTTCTGGATATTTTCTAACCCCATTTGTAAAATACCGTTTTGGAGATTTTGAGGAACAAAAAGAAAACTTTGTCGTAGAGACGGATATGAACAGTTTTATTCTTGGTTTGGGAACTGGATACAAATGGAATTTTAAAGACAAATTAGCAGTTGGACCATTCGTAAATGTGGGTAGAAACTTTAGCAAAGAAGTGAACGAGCGCTTTAATGCTGTGGAAGTGAACGCTGGAATCAGCCTTGGTTACAGATTCTAA
- a CDS encoding metallophosphoesterase codes for MGRTLVFGDIHGGLRALRQLIERASIGTDDKLIFLGDYVDSWSESPQVLDFLIYLDTKYTCVFMRGNHDDLLLEWLGGKDNELWFQHGGESTIIAYSKLTDEDRDRHVGFLSRLRTFYIDDQNKLYVHAGFTNQHGIEKEYFPRMVFWDRTLWEMALAMDRNLKKGDENYPRRLTHYKEIYIGHTPTTKSNQTTPMNIANIWNIDTGAAFYGPLTCIDADTKEFWQSDALPDLYPSERGRN; via the coding sequence ATGGGCAGAACTTTGGTATTTGGCGATATTCACGGCGGTTTGCGTGCTTTGCGACAGCTTATAGAACGAGCATCTATAGGGACTGATGACAAACTGATTTTTCTTGGTGACTATGTGGATAGTTGGAGCGAAAGCCCACAGGTACTGGATTTCTTGATTTATCTTGACACAAAATATACCTGCGTTTTTATGCGCGGCAACCACGACGATTTGCTCCTCGAATGGCTTGGTGGCAAGGATAATGAACTGTGGTTTCAGCACGGCGGCGAATCGACAATTATTGCCTATTCGAAACTTACGGACGAAGATCGCGACCGACACGTTGGTTTCCTAAGCCGACTTCGAACTTTTTATATTGACGATCAAAATAAATTATACGTTCACGCAGGTTTTACAAATCAGCACGGAATTGAGAAAGAATATTTCCCCCGAATGGTTTTTTGGGATCGTACTTTATGGGAAATGGCGCTGGCAATGGACAGAAATCTCAAAAAAGGTGACGAGAATTATCCTCGAAGATTGACGCATTATAAAGAGATATATATCGGGCACACTCCCACTACCAAGAGCAATCAGACCACTCCGATGAATATTGCGAATATCTGGAATATTGATACTGGCGCTGCTTTTTACGGCCCGCTAACCTGCATTGATGCGGATACTAAGGAATTTTGGCAGAGCGATGCACTTCCTGATTTATATCCTTCCGAAAGAGGTCGAAATTAA